A window of Tautonia plasticadhaerens contains these coding sequences:
- a CDS encoding PSD1 and planctomycete cytochrome C domain-containing protein: MTSRSRSLCPGLLAFGLIAGAATASEEGEPIDFARDVRPILSDSCFACHGPDEAERQAGLRLDLPSGAFEPTPSGGVAVVPGNTEESELYWRITSDDDLDRMPPPDSGKQLTPEQVATLTSWIEQGARFEGHWGFVPPSRPELPEVSDPQWCRNPIDFFVRARLDREGLDPSPEADRTTLIRRLSLDLTGLPPTPGDVDAFLADESPEAYEKLVDRLLASPHYGERWARIWLDAARYADSDGYEKDKARFVWAYRDWVIKALNTDLPYDRFVVEQIAGDLLPDAGQDQVVATGFLRNSMINEEGGVDPEQFRMEAMFDRMDAVGKAVLGLTIQCAQCHTHKFDPISHSEYYRMFAFLNDSHEANVAVYLPEELRRRADILRQVGEIEADLKHRTSDWRSRMLAWEESVRGDQPEWAVVRPELDDSGGQKHDLLDDGSILAAGYAPTKHTTEFTAKVEGPATITAARLELLNDPSLPKGGPGRSIEGLFGLSEFKVVAAPTDDPGRAKELTIVRASADVNPPEAPLGAAYDDKTDKERVTGPISYAIDGNDLTAWTTDIGPGRSNVPRKAVFVFEEPVEFPSGAVLTFKLVQMHGGWNSDDNQNNNLGRFRFSVTDAPGPEADPLPGRVRELVESPSEGRSPSQDDAVFSHWRTTVPEWAEANDRIEQLWAGHPEGTTQLVLDARAEPRMTRRLDRGDFLKPAEPVEPGVPEVLHPLPESEGTPDRLDFARWLVDRRSPTTSRSIVNRVWQAYFGMGLVATPEDLGSQADAPSHPGLLDWLAVEFMDRGWSLKQLHRLVATSATYRQSSSASPGEYARDPDNRLLARGPRHRVDAEIVRDIALAASGLLNPEVGGPSVFPPAPEYLFQPPASYGPKVWSTDTGPDRYRRALYTFRFRSVPYPALEAFDAPPGEASCVRRSRSNTPLQALITLNEPLFLESARALARRVLAEGGESDRARLEHAFRLCVSRGPTEEEAAVLLDLLDRQAGRFASGEVDPDALIADEEPPEDSSPAELAGWTAVARVLLNLDETISKE; this comes from the coding sequence ATGACGAGCCGGTCCCGATCCCTCTGCCCCGGGCTCCTGGCCTTCGGGCTGATCGCGGGCGCCGCGACCGCCTCGGAGGAGGGGGAGCCGATCGACTTCGCCCGGGACGTCCGGCCGATCCTCTCCGACTCCTGCTTCGCCTGCCACGGCCCCGACGAGGCCGAGCGGCAGGCCGGGCTCCGCCTGGACCTGCCCTCAGGGGCCTTCGAGCCGACCCCCTCGGGCGGCGTGGCCGTGGTGCCGGGCAATACCGAGGAGAGCGAGCTGTACTGGCGGATCACCTCCGACGACGACCTCGACCGGATGCCCCCGCCCGATTCGGGCAAGCAGCTGACCCCCGAGCAGGTCGCCACCCTGACCTCCTGGATCGAGCAGGGCGCCCGGTTCGAGGGGCACTGGGGCTTCGTCCCGCCGAGCCGCCCCGAGCTGCCCGAGGTGTCCGACCCGCAGTGGTGCCGAAACCCGATCGACTTCTTCGTCCGGGCCCGGCTGGACCGGGAGGGGCTCGACCCGTCTCCCGAGGCCGACCGCACCACCTTGATCCGCCGGCTCTCGCTCGACCTGACCGGCCTGCCGCCGACGCCGGGAGACGTGGACGCGTTCCTGGCCGACGAGTCCCCCGAGGCGTACGAGAAACTGGTCGACCGGCTGCTCGCCTCGCCCCACTACGGCGAGCGCTGGGCCCGGATCTGGCTCGACGCTGCCCGGTATGCCGACAGCGACGGCTACGAGAAGGACAAGGCTCGGTTCGTCTGGGCGTATCGGGACTGGGTCATCAAGGCGCTCAACACCGACCTGCCCTACGACCGCTTCGTCGTCGAGCAGATCGCCGGCGACCTGCTGCCCGACGCCGGGCAGGACCAGGTGGTGGCCACGGGGTTCCTCCGCAACTCGATGATCAACGAGGAGGGGGGCGTCGATCCCGAGCAGTTCCGCATGGAGGCGATGTTCGACCGCATGGACGCCGTCGGCAAGGCGGTGCTCGGCCTGACGATCCAGTGCGCCCAGTGCCACACCCACAAGTTCGACCCGATCTCGCATTCCGAATATTATCGGATGTTCGCCTTCCTGAATGACTCGCACGAGGCGAACGTCGCCGTCTACCTGCCGGAGGAGCTGAGGCGGCGTGCCGACATCCTCCGGCAGGTCGGCGAGATCGAGGCCGACCTGAAGCACCGGACCTCGGACTGGCGTTCTCGGATGCTGGCCTGGGAGGAGTCGGTTCGGGGCGACCAGCCCGAGTGGGCCGTCGTCCGGCCCGAGCTGGACGACAGCGGCGGGCAGAAGCACGACCTGCTGGACGACGGCTCGATCCTCGCCGCCGGCTACGCGCCGACCAAGCACACGACCGAGTTCACCGCGAAGGTCGAGGGGCCGGCGACGATCACCGCCGCCCGGCTGGAGCTGCTCAACGACCCGAGCCTGCCCAAGGGCGGCCCCGGCCGCTCGATCGAGGGGCTGTTCGGCCTCAGCGAGTTCAAGGTGGTGGCCGCGCCGACCGACGACCCGGGACGGGCGAAGGAACTGACGATCGTTCGAGCGTCCGCCGACGTGAATCCGCCCGAGGCCCCGCTCGGCGCCGCCTACGACGACAAGACGGATAAGGAGAGAGTGACCGGGCCGATCTCCTACGCCATCGACGGCAACGACCTGACCGCCTGGACCACCGACATCGGCCCCGGCCGGAGCAACGTCCCCCGCAAGGCCGTCTTCGTCTTCGAGGAGCCGGTCGAGTTCCCCTCGGGCGCCGTCCTGACGTTCAAGCTCGTCCAGATGCACGGCGGCTGGAACAGCGACGACAACCAGAACAACAACCTCGGCCGCTTCCGGTTCTCCGTCACCGATGCCCCCGGCCCCGAGGCCGACCCGCTGCCGGGACGGGTCCGGGAACTCGTGGAGTCGCCGTCCGAGGGGCGGTCGCCGTCCCAGGACGATGCGGTCTTCTCCCACTGGCGGACGACCGTGCCGGAGTGGGCCGAGGCGAATGATCGGATCGAACAGCTCTGGGCCGGGCATCCCGAGGGGACGACGCAGCTCGTCCTCGACGCCAGGGCCGAGCCCCGGATGACCCGACGCCTGGACCGCGGCGACTTCCTCAAGCCGGCCGAGCCGGTCGAGCCCGGCGTGCCCGAGGTGCTCCACCCGCTCCCCGAGTCGGAGGGGACGCCCGACCGCCTGGACTTCGCCCGATGGCTGGTCGATCGAAGGTCGCCGACGACCTCCCGGTCGATCGTCAACCGGGTCTGGCAGGCCTACTTCGGCATGGGACTGGTGGCCACGCCGGAGGACCTCGGCTCGCAGGCCGACGCGCCGAGCCACCCTGGGCTGCTCGACTGGCTGGCCGTCGAGTTCATGGACCGGGGCTGGAGCCTCAAGCAGCTGCACCGGCTGGTCGCGACGAGCGCGACGTATCGGCAATCGTCGTCCGCCTCTCCCGGGGAATATGCCCGGGATCCGGACAACCGCCTGCTCGCCCGGGGTCCGAGGCATCGGGTGGACGCCGAGATCGTCCGGGACATCGCCCTGGCCGCCAGCGGGCTGCTGAACCCGGAGGTCGGCGGGCCGAGCGTGTTCCCCCCGGCGCCCGAGTACCTGTTCCAGCCGCCGGCCAGCTACGGGCCGAAGGTCTGGTCCACCGACACCGGCCCCGACCGCTACCGGCGCGCCCTCTACACGTTCCGCTTCCGATCGGTCCCGTACCCGGCGCTGGAGGCCTTCGACGCCCCCCCGGGGGAGGCCTCCTGCGTGAGGCGGTCGCGGTCCAACACGCCGCTCCAGGCGCTCATCACCCTGAATGAGCCGCTGTTCCTGGAATCGGCCCGGGCGCTGGCCCGTCGGGTGCTGGCAGAGGGGGGCGAGTCGGACCGGGCCCGGCTGGAACATGCCTTCCGCCTCTGCGTCTCCCGGGGGCCGACTGAGGAGGAGGCGGCCGTGCTGCTCGACCTGCTCGATCGCCAGGCCGGGCGGTTCGCCTCCGGGGAGGTCGACCCGGACGCCCTGATCGCCGACGAGGAGCCCCCCGAGGATTCCTCGCCCGCCGAGCTGGCCGGCTGGACGGCCGTCGCCCGGGTCCTGCTGAACCTGGACGAGACGATCTCGAAAGAATGA
- a CDS encoding sulfatase codes for MATRRTLTRLILLAASLAWVGASGVEATPQEGDRPGPNVLMIAVDDLRPQLGCLGDPVIKTPNIDRLAARGVAFSRAYCQQAVCSPSRTSLMTGRRPDTTRVFDLQTHFRDTIPDVVTLAQHFKANGYRTESLSKIYHGGLLDPESWSVPHWRPDVPNFGPEGQEILRRERARARESGRPPVDRVRGLPTEAPDVPDDALPDGATASEAIRRLRAAKDQDEPFFLAVGFLKPHLPFVAPKPYWDLYSASDIRPSDNPEPPVGAPDYALTNWGELRAYVGIPKDGPVGEEQALELVHGYYASVSYMDAQLGRVLDELDRLDLADSTVVALWGDHGWKLGDHGAWCKHTNYERDTNAPLIVSVPGRSTAGRVSDALVEFVDLYPTLADLCGLPLPEGLEGSSLAPLLDDPDRPWKAAAFSQYPRNIPGKGRAMGDAMRTDRYRFVAWTLPDGTVDAFELYDHRDDPHEDYNLAADPAHADLVARLAARLRDGWRAARPPER; via the coding sequence ATGGCGACACGACGAACCCTGACACGCCTGATCCTGCTCGCGGCCTCCCTGGCCTGGGTCGGGGCCTCGGGGGTCGAGGCGACCCCCCAGGAAGGAGACCGGCCGGGGCCGAACGTCCTGATGATCGCCGTGGACGACCTCCGGCCCCAGCTCGGGTGCCTTGGGGACCCGGTTATCAAGACCCCGAACATCGACCGCCTCGCCGCCCGGGGGGTCGCCTTCTCCCGGGCCTACTGCCAGCAGGCGGTCTGCAGCCCGTCCCGGACCTCGCTGATGACCGGCCGGAGGCCGGACACGACCCGCGTCTTCGACCTCCAGACGCACTTCCGGGACACCATCCCCGACGTCGTCACCCTGGCCCAGCACTTCAAGGCCAACGGCTACCGGACCGAGTCGCTCAGCAAGATCTATCACGGCGGCCTGCTCGACCCGGAGTCGTGGAGCGTCCCCCATTGGCGCCCGGACGTCCCGAACTTCGGCCCCGAGGGGCAGGAGATCCTCCGTCGGGAGCGGGCCAGGGCCAGGGAGTCCGGCCGGCCCCCGGTCGACCGCGTCCGGGGGCTGCCGACCGAGGCCCCCGACGTGCCCGACGACGCCCTGCCCGACGGCGCCACCGCCTCCGAGGCGATCCGCCGCCTCCGGGCCGCGAAGGATCAGGACGAGCCCTTCTTCCTGGCCGTCGGCTTCCTCAAGCCCCACCTGCCGTTCGTCGCCCCGAAGCCGTACTGGGACCTCTACTCCGCGTCCGACATCCGTCCCTCCGACAACCCCGAGCCCCCCGTGGGCGCACCGGACTACGCCCTCACGAACTGGGGGGAGCTGCGGGCCTATGTCGGCATCCCGAAGGACGGGCCGGTCGGCGAGGAGCAGGCCCTGGAGCTGGTCCACGGCTACTACGCCAGCGTCAGCTACATGGACGCCCAGCTCGGCCGGGTGCTCGACGAGTTGGACCGCCTCGACCTGGCCGACTCCACCGTCGTCGCCCTCTGGGGAGACCACGGCTGGAAGCTGGGCGACCACGGCGCCTGGTGCAAGCACACGAATTACGAGCGCGACACCAACGCCCCGCTGATCGTCAGCGTACCCGGCCGGTCGACCGCCGGGCGCGTCTCGGATGCGCTGGTCGAGTTCGTCGACCTCTACCCGACCCTGGCCGACCTCTGCGGGCTCCCCCTGCCCGAGGGCCTCGAAGGATCGAGCCTGGCCCCCCTGCTCGACGACCCGGATCGCCCCTGGAAGGCCGCCGCCTTCAGCCAGTACCCCCGGAATATCCCCGGCAAGGGCCGGGCGATGGGCGACGCGATGCGGACCGACCGCTACCGGTTCGTCGCCTGGACCCTGCCCGACGGCACCGTCGACGCCTTCGAGCTGTACGACCACCGGGACGATCCCCACGAGGATTACAACCTCGCCGCCGACCCCGCCCACGCCGACCTCGTTGCCCGGCTCGCCGCCCGGCTCCGAGACGGCTGGCGGGCCGCCAGGCCGCCGGAGCGGTAG
- a CDS encoding SMP-30/gluconolactonase/LRE family protein: MLSLLLSSMLLAPPAASPAGVVKPGATLEKLWSEGEFTEGGAEAADGSILFSDIGTRIMRFDPETNEVTVFRSPSGRANGLIFAPDGRLVAAEGANTGGNRRVSITEVDGTVRTLADSYQGKRFNSPNDVAVDAQGRVYVSDPRYVGDEPRELDEEVVYRIDPDGTVTRLETTATKPNGLVVSPDGTTLYVSNNGPDLKALLKLDLDPRTGEVSNPKKIKDFGNGRGIDGMTVTRDGLVVAAAGSGPLGGVYVYRPDGTPVDFIAVPENPTNVEFGGPDDSTLYITAGVSLYRIETTLTGYRPEPPAK; this comes from the coding sequence ATGCTCTCCTTGCTGCTCTCCTCGATGCTGCTCGCCCCCCCCGCCGCCTCCCCCGCCGGCGTGGTGAAGCCCGGGGCGACCCTGGAGAAACTCTGGTCCGAGGGCGAGTTCACCGAGGGGGGCGCGGAGGCCGCCGACGGGTCGATCCTCTTCTCGGACATCGGCACGAGGATCATGCGGTTCGACCCCGAGACGAACGAGGTCACGGTCTTCCGATCCCCCAGCGGCCGGGCCAACGGCCTGATCTTCGCCCCCGACGGCCGCCTCGTCGCCGCCGAGGGCGCCAACACCGGGGGCAACCGCCGCGTCTCGATCACCGAGGTTGACGGCACCGTCCGCACCCTGGCCGACTCCTACCAGGGGAAGCGCTTCAACAGCCCCAACGACGTGGCCGTCGACGCCCAGGGGCGTGTCTACGTGTCCGACCCCCGATACGTCGGCGACGAGCCCCGGGAACTGGACGAGGAGGTCGTCTACCGGATCGACCCGGACGGCACCGTCACCCGCCTGGAGACGACCGCCACCAAGCCCAACGGCCTGGTCGTCAGCCCCGACGGCACGACCCTCTACGTCTCCAACAACGGCCCGGATCTGAAGGCCCTGCTGAAGCTCGACCTCGACCCCCGCACCGGGGAGGTCTCCAATCCGAAGAAGATCAAGGACTTCGGCAACGGCCGGGGCATCGACGGCATGACCGTCACGAGGGACGGCCTGGTCGTCGCCGCCGCCGGCTCCGGGCCGCTGGGCGGCGTCTACGTCTACCGGCCCGACGGCACCCCCGTCGACTTCATCGCCGTCCCCGAGAACCCCACCAACGTCGAGTTCGGCGGCCCCGACGACTCCACCCTCTACATCACCGCCGGCGTCTCCCTCTACCGGATCGAGACCACCCTGACCGGCTACCGCCCCGAGCCCCCGGCGAAGTGA
- a CDS encoding RNA polymerase sigma factor produces MIGPELLGRLFDEHGAALVLYARQWSEAPEDVVQEAFIALARLRAEPDHVAAWLFRAVRNRAISCGRSARRRRHREARAARDESWFSSLDDRLDAGRAAALLAELEPRTREVIVARIWGGLTLGEVAGLLGCSITTAHRRYRAGLSLLLDRLEGQGPCPTEMTDQAPTNR; encoded by the coding sequence GTGATCGGGCCGGAGCTGCTGGGGAGGCTGTTCGACGAGCACGGCGCCGCCCTGGTGCTCTACGCCCGGCAGTGGTCGGAGGCGCCGGAGGACGTGGTCCAGGAGGCGTTCATCGCCCTGGCCCGCCTGCGAGCCGAGCCCGATCACGTCGCCGCCTGGCTGTTCCGGGCCGTCCGCAACCGGGCGATCTCGTGCGGCCGGTCGGCCCGACGCCGCCGGCATCGCGAGGCCCGGGCCGCCCGGGACGAGTCGTGGTTCTCCTCGCTCGACGACCGCCTCGACGCCGGCCGCGCCGCCGCCTTGCTGGCCGAGCTGGAGCCCCGGACCCGTGAGGTGATCGTCGCCCGGATCTGGGGCGGCCTGACCCTGGGTGAGGTCGCCGGGCTGCTCGGCTGCTCGATCACCACGGCCCACCGGCGCTACCGGGCCGGGCTCTCGCTCCTGCTCGATCGGCTCGAAGGACAGGGACCATGCCCGACCGAGATGACCGACCAGGCCCCGACGAACCGCTGA
- a CDS encoding methyltransferase domain-containing protein translates to MVLLRSGTRRGADRPRRAARAIVHYTGGMNPELLALLRCPRCRGRLELAPEGDAALRCVGCSASFPVADGVPRLAGEAYVASFGRQWNRYDVARDEEDEAVFRAKTGVDPRGLSGRLVLDAGCGGGRYARLLGGFGARVVGVDLSDAVDKAARLTAEFPDVAIIQADLLDLPLVDSAFDLVFSIGVLHHSPDPRLAFSQVARRVKPGGRLAVWLYRRNTPPQEWLNSAIRTVTTRTPPGVLEPLGAGLGVLGSVPVLNRTLNKVFNFSNHPDWTLRVCDNFDWYAPAYQSHHTLPELRRWFEEEGFTDLVELRPQKAGRLYDWAYDRDLIIGSGVNVAGTRAGA, encoded by the coding sequence ATGGTTCTCCTCCGATCCGGGACGAGGAGGGGTGCGGATCGGCCGCGGCGGGCCGCCCGGGCGATCGTCCATTATACTGGGGGCATGAACCCGGAACTGCTCGCCCTGCTCCGCTGCCCCCGATGCCGGGGGCGCCTGGAACTCGCCCCCGAGGGGGACGCCGCCCTGCGATGCGTCGGCTGCTCCGCCTCGTTCCCGGTCGCCGACGGCGTGCCGAGGCTGGCGGGGGAGGCGTACGTCGCCAGCTTCGGCCGCCAGTGGAACCGCTACGACGTGGCCCGCGACGAGGAGGACGAGGCCGTCTTCCGGGCCAAGACCGGGGTCGACCCGAGGGGCCTCTCCGGCCGACTCGTCCTCGACGCCGGCTGCGGCGGGGGCCGGTACGCCCGGCTGCTGGGAGGCTTCGGGGCGAGGGTGGTGGGCGTGGACCTGAGCGACGCCGTGGACAAGGCCGCGCGCCTGACTGCCGAGTTCCCCGACGTGGCGATCATCCAGGCCGACCTGCTGGACCTGCCGCTGGTCGACTCGGCCTTCGACCTCGTCTTCTCGATCGGCGTGTTGCACCACAGCCCCGACCCCCGCCTCGCCTTCTCCCAGGTCGCCCGTCGCGTGAAACCCGGGGGTCGCCTGGCGGTCTGGCTCTACCGCCGCAACACCCCGCCCCAGGAGTGGCTCAATTCCGCGATCCGGACCGTCACCACCCGGACCCCCCCCGGGGTGCTGGAGCCCCTCGGCGCCGGGCTCGGCGTGCTGGGGAGCGTGCCGGTCCTGAACAGGACGCTCAACAAGGTGTTCAACTTCTCCAACCACCCCGACTGGACCCTTCGGGTCTGCGACAACTTCGACTGGTACGCCCCGGCCTACCAGTCGCACCACACGCTGCCCGAGCTGCGCCGGTGGTTCGAGGAGGAGGGCTTTACCGACCTCGTCGAGCTGCGTCCCCAGAAGGCCGGCCGCCTCTACGACTGGGCCTATGACCGCGACCTGATCATCGGCAGCGGCGTGAACGTGGCCGGCACGCGAGCCGGGGCTTGA
- the tilS gene encoding tRNA lysidine(34) synthetase TilS: protein MTPIPASIPVDRARRFLDRLRGRTGAGAGAGAIVAAVSGGGDSVAMLRALHEVAPGLGLDLSVAHLHHGARGEEADRDARSVAELAEVLGLPFDLGHWRAERPGHFEADARHARYAWLVEVATRRGAGLVAVGHTRDDQAETVLHRIIRGTGPRGLAGMPRCRRLAEGVLLVRPLLTTSRREGRSYLEAIGQPWREDETNADRSRTRARIRHEVLPVLEGLNPRVSEALVRLSRATRDAVSLADDRVAGLARSVLVDGGPGEIAFHRDRLAGLPASARVEVVRLAWRRAGWPERSMSEARWRRISSLVQDDRGRHTIGEGVDLHLSPTLARLVPSDASAPPVPPPPSALAIPGSATWGGLRFSAEVDPPADSPADERVDLDAVDPFDHGTGPHLLVGPGLPGDRFGPLGMGGKSMPMGDFLRGRRVPPADRGMVPVVRDRRGLIWVVGHRIADRVRRTGSTRRILALRGGPIPPG, encoded by the coding sequence ATGACGCCCATCCCCGCCTCGATCCCGGTCGATCGGGCCCGACGATTCCTCGATCGGCTCCGGGGCCGGACCGGGGCCGGGGCCGGGGCCGGGGCGATCGTGGCGGCCGTCTCCGGCGGGGGGGACAGCGTGGCGATGCTCCGGGCCCTGCACGAGGTGGCGCCCGGGCTGGGACTGGATCTGTCGGTCGCCCACCTGCACCACGGCGCTCGCGGGGAGGAGGCCGACCGGGACGCGAGGTCCGTGGCCGAGCTGGCCGAGGTGCTGGGCCTGCCCTTCGACCTCGGCCACTGGCGGGCCGAGCGGCCCGGCCACTTCGAGGCCGACGCCCGGCACGCCCGCTATGCCTGGCTCGTCGAGGTGGCGACGCGGCGCGGGGCGGGCCTGGTCGCCGTCGGCCACACCCGGGACGACCAGGCCGAGACGGTCCTGCACCGGATCATCCGGGGCACCGGCCCCCGGGGCCTCGCCGGGATGCCCCGGTGCCGGAGGCTGGCCGAGGGGGTGCTGCTGGTCCGGCCGCTGCTGACGACCTCCCGGCGTGAGGGCCGGTCGTACCTGGAGGCGATCGGCCAGCCCTGGCGGGAGGACGAGACCAACGCCGACCGGTCCCGGACCCGGGCCCGGATCCGGCACGAGGTCCTCCCGGTGCTGGAAGGGCTCAACCCGAGGGTCTCCGAGGCGCTGGTCCGGCTCTCCCGGGCGACCCGGGATGCGGTGTCCCTGGCCGACGACCGGGTCGCCGGCCTGGCCCGGTCGGTGCTGGTCGACGGCGGCCCCGGCGAGATCGCCTTCCACCGGGACCGCCTGGCCGGGCTGCCGGCGTCGGCCCGGGTCGAGGTTGTCCGGCTGGCCTGGAGGCGGGCGGGGTGGCCGGAGCGGTCGATGTCGGAGGCCCGATGGCGCCGGATCTCCTCGCTGGTGCAGGACGACCGCGGGCGTCACACGATCGGGGAGGGGGTGGACCTGCACCTCTCGCCGACGCTGGCCCGCCTGGTCCCCTCGGACGCCTCGGCCCCGCCCGTCCCCCCCCCGCCGTCGGCCCTGGCGATCCCGGGATCGGCGACCTGGGGGGGCCTGCGGTTCTCGGCCGAGGTCGACCCCCCGGCCGACTCGCCGGCCGACGAGCGGGTCGACCTCGACGCGGTCGACCCGTTCGACCACGGCACCGGCCCCCACCTGCTCGTCGGCCCTGGCCTGCCCGGCGACCGCTTCGGCCCGCTGGGCATGGGGGGCAAGTCGATGCCGATGGGAGACTTCCTCCGGGGCCGCCGCGTCCCGCCGGCCGACCGGGGGATGGTCCCCGTCGTCCGGGACCGCCGGGGCCTGATCTGGGTCGTCGGCCACCGGATCGCCGACCGGGTCCGGCGCACCGGGTCGACCCGTCGCATCCTCGCCCTCCGGGGCGGCCCGATCCCGCCCGGCTGA
- a CDS encoding SIR2 family NAD-dependent protein deacylase has product MAVRFDDTAISRAAEAVANAGALLVGAGAGMGVDSGLPDFRGREGFWRAYPAAERLGLSFFELANPRWFRQDPALAWGFYGHRSNLYRATSPHPGFAILRRWMEGMPAGGFVYTSNVDGHFQKAGFPDDRVLECHGAIGRLQCVSGCGIGPFDAGPSPLVIDADALRAADPLPSCPGCGGLARPNILMFGDGDWDPSATDAQQRRFEAWLLSIGEGPLVVVECGAGKVVPTVRLLCERAARHLGGTLIRINLRDDDVPDGQVGLPLGALEGLDAIDRRIGSTGRG; this is encoded by the coding sequence ATGGCAGTCCGATTCGACGACACCGCGATCTCCCGGGCCGCCGAGGCGGTGGCCAACGCCGGGGCCCTGCTCGTCGGCGCCGGTGCCGGGATGGGGGTCGATTCCGGCCTCCCCGACTTCCGCGGCCGGGAGGGCTTCTGGAGGGCCTACCCGGCCGCCGAGCGCCTCGGCCTGAGCTTCTTCGAGCTGGCCAATCCCCGATGGTTCCGCCAGGACCCCGCCCTCGCCTGGGGCTTCTACGGGCATCGGTCGAACCTGTACCGGGCCACCTCGCCGCACCCGGGCTTCGCCATCCTCCGGAGGTGGATGGAGGGGATGCCCGCCGGGGGCTTCGTCTACACCTCGAACGTCGACGGCCACTTCCAGAAGGCCGGCTTCCCCGACGACCGCGTCCTGGAATGCCACGGCGCGATCGGGCGGCTCCAGTGCGTCTCGGGGTGCGGCATCGGCCCCTTCGACGCCGGGCCCTCTCCCTTGGTGATCGACGCCGACGCCCTCCGGGCCGCCGACCCGCTGCCGTCCTGCCCCGGTTGCGGCGGCCTGGCGAGGCCGAACATCCTGATGTTCGGCGACGGGGACTGGGACCCCTCGGCGACCGACGCCCAGCAGCGCCGGTTCGAGGCATGGCTCCTGTCGATCGGCGAGGGCCCCCTCGTGGTCGTCGAGTGCGGCGCGGGCAAGGTCGTCCCCACCGTCCGCCTGCTCTGCGAGCGGGCCGCGAGGCACCTCGGGGGCACGCTGATCCGGATCAACCTCCGGGACGACGACGTGCCCGACGGCCAGGTCGGGCTGCCGCTGGGGGCGCTCGAGGGCCTCGATGCGATCGACCGGCGGATCGGGTCGACGGGCCGGGGCTGA
- a CDS encoding DUF2237 family protein has protein sequence MAKNVLGGNLESCGTDPMTGFFRDGCCHTGADDVGIHIVCAELTAEFLEFSRRRGNDLVTPMPQFGFPGLNPGDRWCLCVERWKEALEAGVAPPVMLEATHISTLEFVSLEDLKAHALDLD, from the coding sequence ATGGCCAAGAACGTGCTCGGCGGCAACCTGGAATCCTGCGGCACCGACCCGATGACCGGGTTCTTCCGCGACGGCTGCTGCCACACCGGCGCCGACGACGTCGGCATCCACATCGTCTGCGCCGAGCTGACGGCCGAGTTCCTCGAATTCTCCCGACGCCGGGGCAACGACCTGGTCACCCCCATGCCCCAGTTCGGCTTCCCCGGGCTGAACCCCGGCGACCGCTGGTGCCTGTGCGTCGAGCGATGGAAGGAGGCGCTGGAGGCCGGGGTCGCCCCGCCGGTCATGCTGGAGGCCACGCACATCTCCACCCTGGAATTCGTCTCGCTCGAAGACCTGAAGGCGCACGCCCTGGACCTGGATTGA